CGGATGCGGTTCCAAAGGAAGGCCCGGACGTTCGTCGTCGCTGGGACGAGCTCGTGTCGGAGCTGGCAGTTTGACCAGCACGATGTACGCGACTCTCCGGACGACCTGACAGCCCTCGTGGATGCTGCCGCGAGGCACTACAGCCTCCCTCAGGCTTTCGTCGAGAAAGACTTCTGGGTTATCGAGGTGCTTCGCTCTGCGATGCGGGCCCGGACAATCGCTGACAAGTCCGGTGAAGTTCTGCCAGTCGTTGCCGTATTCAAAGGTGGTACGAGTCTGAGCCGGGGCTTTGGCATCATTGAACGCTTTTCTGAGGATGTTGATTTGCTCATCAGTTTCCCCGGGGATTGCTCCGTAAAAGCCAGAGACAGGGTTCTGAAGGCTATCTGTTCTGAAGTCGGAGAGCACCTCGATCTCGATCAGGACCATTGCGTTCTCGAGGGCTCATCGACGGGGGTAAAGCGCAATATGCGCTACCACTTTCCTGCGGCCTACGGTGCGGCGGAGATAACAAGCGGAGTGCTGCTGGAGATGGGAACCCGAGGGGGAACATTCCCCACCGAAGGACACAGCATCCGCTCCCTGGCAGCGGAGTATGCGTTGCAAACGCTCGGTGACGACGAATCGACATACGAGGAGTTCACACCCGTACACGTCCAGGTACTGGCCCCGGAGCGAACCCTCCTAGAAAAGCTGGCATTGGTCCATGATGCTGTGACCCGGCTACCCGAGGAAACAGCGCAGGCGGCGCTGCTGCGCGGCGGCCGGCACTTCTACGACATTCACTGCCTTCTGAACGACGAACGGGTCCGGGCCGCGCTGACTGATGCCGGCCAGGAGGGGTAGTAAGGTTGGTCGCCGACATTGGCGAGCATTCAGCGGCAGCCGGATTCCCGTTTACGGAGAGGCCGAAAGGCGGTTACGCGGCGAGTGTGGCTTTTACTCCGGACGATACCGCCAGGCCGCACATGGACAAATCCTACGAGCTGGCAACGGGCTTGATATACGGTGCCGCCCCGACGTTGGATGAGTGCCTCGCCACGGTGCGCTCCGCTGCTCACCTAATCTGAACCCAGCAGGGCACCTGCTACGGCAGCCTTCTCTCTTGGATAAGACGGCGGAACCGAAATGAGGTGAACCCAATGACCGATGACGGTTTGAACGGGATCCTTCCCGCCATGAAGTATCGGGTGCCCGCCACCCACGAACGCACTCACGGCACCAGTGCCGTCTTCGTCCTGCCCACACAGTTCGCCGCATACATGAGGCAGGCCCCCATCACCCGTCCTCGGCGCTGCTGGATGCGCATCTGAAGGAGATCGGGAAGGTCACCCGGTTCGTGGTTGTCAACGACGTCCCCACCATTCATGTACAGCTCACTGCAGGGGCCCGTCCCGAGCGGGCCCCTGCAGGCCAGCTTCAAAATCAGCAGGAAACGGGAGTCATCCAGCCATTACCTGCTCAAGAGCATCTACCCGGAGACCAGCTAGGAACCAGAGCGGGCGCGCCGTCACCTATCGATGCGCAAGTGACGCCACCCCCGGGTCATGAATGATGGGGGCCAGAAACGTCCCCGGGCCGACCTGCCAACACACCCCTTTCCTGCAGCAGGACTGGGGCTACGAAAAGGGTATTGGGGCTGATATGCCGTTGGTTCCCCCGACTGACAGCGTCGTCGACGAGGCACCAACCGAACCCACAGCCGGTTGTAGGGACGAACAAACGTCAACAGATCTGCTCCGGACGGCTACATAGTAGTTTGCTAATACTGGTCATCTCCTCGCATCCGGAGCAGAATGGGTGGACGCATCTGGGTTGCGCGTGCCGGTCTCAATATTCAGAAGTTCGCTTTTCTTTGGAGGAAAGAAAATGACGCTTCGAGAGGCCGCTTCATCCTGCATTACGAAGTATGCGACTTTTTCCGGCCGTTCCAGCCGGGAGGAATACTGGAAGTTCACCGCCGCCTATGTCATTGCCCTTTTCGGGTTAGCGATCCTCTACAACATTACGAACTGGAGCATCTTCGGCTATTTGGCCGCAATCGTTCTTCTCGGTTCCGTCATACCGTTCCTGTCTGTAGGAGTCCGGAGGCTGCACGACACAGGCAGGCCGGGGACTTGGATGCTCATCCGACTCGTCCCGTTTGCTGGAGACCTGATCATATTCATCTACAGCATTGAAGACAGCCAGCCGTTCACCAATGCTTACGGACCTTCGCCAAAGCCCGGGCTTTATCCGGCGATGCCTTGGGCAGGTCAGATGCCGCCATCGCCGGAAGGAAGCCCGCTGGCAACGGCCCCAACACCCGTCGATGAATCGGATCTCCCCTTCTATCAGGCACGCCGAAAAGCAGCCCTTGAAACCTCGGGCAGGCAACGCTACGAATCCGGTGAGCCGTCCCTCGACTCCCATAGGGTCGACGACTATTTTGCCTACGCGTCGGGGCAGAAACTGCCGCCAAACCGGGAGCAAAAGCCGGCTTTCAGCTTCTCCACGATGAGCCGTAAGTCGATCGGGATCATCGCCGGAGGCATTGCCTTCGCACTCCTCGTACTCGGCATCTTTCTAGGTGCTAACTCGTGGAGACCCTCTGCGCAAGACTCCGTCCAGCCTGCTGCCCCCGCTCTTCAGCCGGTCGCGGAGCCAGCACTGCCGCCGGACACACCCACCCAGCAGATAACCCCCAGCCCGTCGCCGACGGTCCAGGCTGCTGTCCCGACTGCGGCTCCGCCGCCTGTACTGCCAACGAAGGCCGCTGCTCCCCAGCCGGGTGATCTGGGCCTGGCATCGCCACTGCGCCCCGTGGACTGCACAGGAAAGTTCATCGTCTTTTATCACTCGTCCAAGGTCCCGGCTACCTACGCAGAGGATGTTCAAGCCAATTTAGCGAGCCATCCTGGATCCAAATACCTTCTTACGCTGGGCAGCTGCTCGTCGCTAAACCCAATGTCGAATACGGGAACGATGATCTACGCAGTGTACGGAGGACCATTCGATACCTTGGCGCAGGCCTGTGTGGCTGCCTCACAGTTCGCCGACGAGGCCTATGTCAAAGTCTTGGACAATACGACGCCGCCAGACCAGTCCGTACGTCCCTGCTCATGAGAATTGGAAGACACGGACACTTCCCCCAGGCGCTGCGACTGATAACCCGCCGGTGGCTCCACATGGTTTGCTTCATGACAGTGGGCAGCATCATGGCCCTTACGGGCTGCACCGGATCCCCTACGGAACATCCGGCCGCTGACACCCAATCAACTTCTGACCCGGCCAACGTCCAAGTATCTTTCCCGGGAGCGTCAGGTCTGAGCGCGAAGAGCAAGGACGTTCCCCAGACCCCGGATATGAAATCCGCCGTCCCGGCTGAATCGTCTCTGGAGAAGGTTGTAGACCTCGATATGAGCAACGGCACCTTCCCCTCGTCCGGTGCCATATTGACGTTCACCGTTGACCGACCGGTACCCGCGGACAAGGTGCCGTTCATCGCCCGCTGGGACGGCCAGAACCTCACATGGGTTCCTCTGGCGAGCGATACGTCCCCGGACCGGACCACGGTCAGTGCCAAGCTGGAACACTTTTCCACCTACGGTCTGTTGGACTTTTTGGGCAATGGCATCGGAAAACTCGTCGGCGCCCGGACCACGCCACCGGAGTGCACTGCTGACCCGCCAGCCTGGGACGACAAAACAGCCCCCCAGTTCTATGACGACATCAACGGGCCCGTCCTTTGGTGCGCGACGACAGATCCTGAGCACCCGGACGACCTTGAAATCAAGCTCAAGCTGAACCGCGGCGCCGCCGCCTCAATCACAACCGCCATCAAACCTGTGTGGGCACAGAGTGACCTCTGGCAGGGCGACACGCCCGAAACCTGGGCGACCATGGTCCTCAGCGGTCCGGATGCACTGATCCCTAACCTTGACACGTACTTCATCCAGCCCACCGGTGAGTTCGCGTTCCGCTTCAACAAATCCGATTTGCTCAACTTTTGGCACTCGAATCGTACCAAATCGCTCATCGAGGTCGACGCAACAGTTCCTTACGTTCTCGCCGGACTGCTTTACAACCAGATCTCGGATTCGTCAGTCGTTCCGGCGTTGTCCCTGGTAACGACGTTGATGGCATTGATCCAGTGCTCATCAGAGATCTCTGGGGGCGTCGATCTGGTGCTGTCCAGTTCGTCCCTGAAGTCTGTAGCCTCGGAGCTCCCAGGAATGATGGCACGGCTTGCGCCATGCCTATCCGGCAAAAGCAAGTCCATAGCTCAGGCCGCTGCCAAGTTTTGGGCGACCCGGGATCCGGCATCGACCATCACAGAAATCGAAAAGAGAGCCGCAACTGCTTCGAAAAGTATCCTGGCCGTAGCTCAGATCTACGCAGCAGTTCAAGTTCTGGCTCCCGTTGCCGACGCGCTCACTGATCTGCTGCTGGACCCGATTGCACGGCAATTCGTTTTCCAACCCAGCGATCAAGCCCTCAAGGCTTTCCTCGGCCCCGCACCAATAGTCCCCACACCCCCTGGCGACCTTTACACCGGCACGTTCCACACGGGATACCTGTTCCAGCCGGGGCCGCCTACTCTCTCTCCTCTGCGCGCGTCCCTCAGCGTTCGATACCCCCACGGCTGGACGCCATCGCTAATGCGTTTTGGGCGCCCGGCGAACGACACTCTGACCTTCCTCAACTCCCAAGGCAAGGAGGAGGTCACGTTCGACTTCCGCTCCGACAGAGAAGGGGCCGCTGGCTCCAGCCCCTATCAATCGCTGGAAAACACCCCCGTCACCATTCCCGGCATTCCCGGGATGGGCCCTGGCTACCACACGGCCTTTATTGCCAGGCTCTACAGCCGCGGACCGGGCTGGGGACTCCCACCCGGCATCAATTATGCTGTCGACCTATTTCTCTCGGATGCGGAACCCGTCAGCCCTCCCGTGCAGGGTGAGGAAAGCGGTGGCATCCTCTTGGGCGCAACTAACGGCGTCATTGTCCAGCTCTCTTCCGAACACGGATTCGCGACGGAGCAGGAGGCGCGAGACTACGTCAAATCGCAGGAATACCAGTTGATCAAATCGTTGCTCACCTCAGTGTCAATTAAGACATGGTCGGAGTAGACCACGGCTTTCGATACCCACACTGTTGCCAATGAACTCTTTGTTCCTAAACACCACGGTCGGGTGCAGTGACCACCGGCCAAGAAGGGTGATCGGGTTGCGAACCGATAGGCCGCGACACAGAAGGCAGGATGGATGCCGTGGCGTCAACGAGGTGGGAGGTGGCCAATGGTCAACAGTGGGTGCTCATGTATCGGGACGGCTTCACCCTGGCAAAGATCGCGGAGGCGGCCGGAGGGCCTGCGCCGAACGGCATCCGCGGATGGGTGGCAGTTCGTCAGCATCGCCCCCTCCGTGAATTCGGCCGGCTTGCCTATGTCCGTCGTGGAGTAGGCGGCGCAGCTGGCCTTGTCCTTACGCGCCAGCCAACTGTTCACCGGACCGGACGACGGCAGGGTCTCACAGACTCTAGTTAAGAGGGATCATCTCCTCAGCCCTGATTTCCCGCCATTTCAATGTCACAGCTGTCTCATACACTCTGTCTTATCAGGGCGTCTTGATACTCCTTAAGGACTAGCGAGACGAGACAGGACGGAGACGGACGTGAAAGTCGGCTACGCACGGATCAGCACGGGCGACCAGAATGCCGCCATGCAGGTGGAAGCTCTGGTCGCCGCCGGAGTGGATGAAAAGCGGATCTTCGTCGACGAGATGTCGGGTGGAAAGTCGGCCCGCGAACGCCCGCAGATGTCCAAGCTCCTCGACTACGCCCGCGACGGCGACGAAATCTTTGTCTGGAGAATCGATCGCCTTGGCCGGTCCTTGGTCGATGTCATCAACACCGTCAACGAAATCACTGCACGTGGCATCAGGCTGTACTCGATCATGGACGGCGTCGACCCCTCCACGGCCCACGGACGGCTCCAGTTGGCTCTCTTCGCCAGTCTCGCGGAGTACGAGCGCGAGCTCATCAACGAAAGAGTGAAGGCCGGGGTCATGGCGGCCAAGGCCCGCGGCGTGCAGTTCGGGAAACCGGCGCCCAAGGCGGAGACGGTGGAGAACAAGGTCCGGCTGTGCCGCCAGATGATGTCGGAAGGCATGGCAGCCAAGGCGGCGGCCGAAACGGTCAGCTGGTCGCGCGCCACAATGTACCGCTACTTGAAGCAGTTCGGTGACGACGTGCCCGTCGCCGGTCCGGTCCGGACGCGCCAGGGAGCGTCTAAGTACACCGGCCGCCGGCACGAGCCAGCGCCCCGGGACTAATCTGCGCATGTTCCCCTGTAGAGCCACTAGCAGGGTCTTTTACACCCATCGCCCAACAGATAGTGTTGGGCTATGGAAAAGCAGCGGAAAGCCGCGGAGCAGACCGTCATCCTGAAAGGCGGCGGCAAAGAGACCCCGGTCAAAATGCGGAACGGCGTCATTCTTCTGCCTAAGGGATTCAAGGTTGCACCCCGCCGGGCCCCGGCCCGGCACAGGACGCCGGGGAAGGCGGGCACGGTCAACCTGGCCGGGCTGAAAGACGCGCCGGACTATGGACCGCGCGCCATCACGCAGCGCCTGGTGAACGCGCTCGGCAACAACGCCGTGGCAGCCCTCCTCGGGGTTAATAAGGACAGGCCCAGCCGGTGGGTCTCCGGCCAGGACGCGCCGAACGAAGAGAACCGCGCCCAGCTCGCGGACCTCGATGCCCTGGTGGGCCATCTGCACAGCGCATTCACGCCCGCCCAGGCCAGGCTCTGGCTGGAAGGCCAGGACCCCCACCTGGGCGCCCGCCCCATCGACGTGTACCGGCTCGAAGGCGCCGCACCTGTGATCGAGGCGATCCGCGCCTTCGAACAGGGAACGTTCGCCTAGTACTACAGTCGCGCTTAATTTGGGTTGCATCGGCGTTTTAACCGGACTTTCCGCTCGTGGCCTGTTAATCGTTGGTGGTGAGTGATGATATTTGTGTGGCGGACGTAGAAGAGTGGGCCGAAGGTCTGGAGGAAATCGGCGATCTTATTGGGCCGCGGTTTGTCCGGTCCGAACCACGGCGGAATGCTGTGGGGTATGTGCGCGGGCTGCTTTCGGATGAGGAACGCAAAAACTCCTGGACCCTGTCTGAACGCGCCGGGCACGGCACCCCGGATGGCATGCAGCGCCTGCTCTCGACCACTGACTGGGACCCGGATGCTGTGCGTGATGACCTGTTCACCTACGTCAACCGCCATCTGGGTAATCCCGACGGGATCCTGATCATCGACGAGACCGGATTCCTCAAGAAGGGCGCCGCCTCAGCCGGGGTCGCACGCCAGTATTCGGGCACCGCGGGCCGGGTGGAGAACTGCCAGATCGGGGTATTCCTGACGTACTCCGCCCCGGCCGGGCGCACCCTGCTGGACCGGGAACTCTACCTGCCCAAAGCCTGGGCCGATGACCGGGAAAGATGCACCCGGGCCGGGATCCCCAAAACCAGGGAATTCGCCACGAAACCGGTACTGGCCGCGGACATGATCGACCGCGCCCTGGATGCCGGGATCCCGGCCCGCTGGGCCACCGGGGACGCGGTCTACGGCCAGCATTCGGGGCTGCGCCGCCGCCTGGAAGCCAGAGGATTGCACTACGTGCTGGCCGTTCCCATGAACCAAAACGTCATCGCCCCCACCGCCTGGCCGGGCGAGCAATGGCGCGCGGATAAACTCATCGCTTCCCTGCGCGCCAACGCCTGGCGGACCCGCACGGCCGGGGCTGGAACCAAGGGCGACCGCCGCTACTCCTGGGCACGGACCCGCATCAACGGACCTACCGAAACCGGAGAACACTGGCTACTGGCCCGCCGCTCCCTGAAGGACCCCACCGACCTGGCCTACTACATATGCCACGGCCCGAACCGGGTCTCGCTGGCCGAGCTGGTCCGGATCGCCGGCGCCCGCTGGGCGATCGAAGAAACCTTCCAAACCTCCAAGGGAGAAACGGGGCTGGACCACTACCAGGTCCGCCAATACACCGGCTGGTACCGGCACATCACCCTCTCCATGTTCGCCCAGGCCTTCCTGACCGTGATCCGCTCCAAAAAAGGGGCGCTGCCGCCGCAGACGAGGAACTGATCCGGCTCTCACTGCCCGAAATCAGGCGTCTGCTCGTCAGGCTCGTCTGGCACCGCACCACCAGCCCGAAACACGTCCTGGAACACTCAACCTGGCGACGGAAACACCAACACCGCGCCCGATGCTGTCATTACAAGACCCGCGGACACACCCCTTAAACGCGACTGTAGTACTAAGCCCCGACAGTGCCGCGCCCGTCCAGTCCATGTTCTTCCTTGCCGGCGCCATCGCAGGCCCGGTGATCGGCCGGTGGAGCGATTTCATCGGCCGCCGTGCGTCGCTCCTGCTGGTACTGGCAGTCATGGGCGCCGGAACCCTGCTCTGCATTGCCGCACCCACGCTGCCGCTGCTCATCGCGGGCCGGTTCCTGCAGGGCGTGTCCAGTGCCGTCTTCGCGCTCGCCTACATCGTCCTCAGCGAGAACCTGCACGCTAGAGTCTTCGGCACCTCCGTGGGCATCATCGCCGCCATCAACGGCGGCGTCGGGGGAGTGGACGGCTACGTCGGCGGTCTGATGGCCGAGACTCTCGGCTTCCGGTCCATCTTCGTCGTCGTACTGGTCCTCACCGCAATCGCCTCCGGCTGCATCCTCAAAATCGTCCCAAAGGGCCGGCCCCAGGGCGTCCGCGGCACCATGGACTGGTGGGGAGCGGGCTCGCTCTCGGTGTTCCTGGTCTTCGTGACCTACTTCGTGTCCGGCGGCTCGGCGGCCGGCTGGACCGCGCCAGGCACCCTGGCCCTGCTGGCCGGCACAGTGGCGTCCTTCGCCACGTTCTGGATGATCGAGAAAAAGCGCAGCCACCCCCTCATTGCAACCCACCACCTGCGCTCCCGCCAGGTCTGGCCCGTCATCGCCACCACTGTCCTGGGCCTTGCCGGCATCTTCGCAGTCATCAACTTCACCGTGGTGCTGCTCAGCCAGGACGTTCTCCACGGCTTCGGGCTGAGCGCCTCCCTCTCCGCCCTGCTGTTCCTCACCCCGGCCGCGCTCATCGGCGTCTTCGCCGCCCCGCTGGCCGGCTGGCTGGCCGACCGACGCGGCTGGATCAAGACCCTCCGCGCCGGCACCGCGCTCAGCCTGGCCAGCGCCATCGCCGCCGCCACTTTCTCCGACAACCAGGTGGCGGTGATGATCGCCGTCGCGTCCCTGGGCATCTTCTACAACGGCTTCTTCCTGACCGCCATCAACGGCCTCTCCGTCCTGCTCTCGCCCAAGGAAGCCCCCGCCGCGCTGCCCGGCATCAACGGTGCCTCCTTCGGCATCGGGGCGAGCCTCGGCGTCGTGATCGTTGCGCCGTTCGCCGCGCAGGCCACCTCCGCCGGGTACGCCACCGCCCTCTGGATCTCGGTGGCCATCACCGCCGCCGCGTTCATCGTCAGCCTCTTTGTCGCCGCCCCCAAGGGCGAAAAGCTCTGAAACCCCACGTCACTCCCGGCACCAACGAAACGAGAAACACCGCCATGACCACCACCAGCCACCCCTTCTACCTCGACTGCGACACCGGAATCGACGACGCCCTCGCCCTGGCCTATCTGCTTGCCTCCCCGCGGGCGGACGTGCGGGGGATCGGCACCGTCAGCGGCAACGTCAGTGCCGCCGTCGGCGCCCGCAACACCTTGGACCTCCTCCAGCTCGCCGGGCACGCGCACGTCCCCGTCGCGCTCGGAGCCCACGATCCACAGGCGGGCGCGTTCCACGGCGGGGCGCCGTGGGTCCACGGCGACAACGGCATCGGCGGCGTCGAACTGGCTGCGGCCGCCGCCGAACTGGTCCCCGGAACCGCGGCCGAAATGCTGGTGCGGCTGGCCCATGAACACCCCGGGACGCTGCGCGTCCTGGCCATCGGCCCGCTGACCAACATCGCCGAAGCCCTGCGGCTGGAGCCGGAGCTGCCCCGGCTGGTGGAGGAAATCACCATCATGGGCGGCGCCGCGTTTGCCCCCGGGAACATCACGCCCGTGGCCGAGGCCAACATCGCCAATGACCCCGAGGCCGCCGCCGAAGTCCTGGCAGCCGACTGGAACGTGACCCTGGTGCCGCTGGACGTCACCATGTCCAACGTCCTGGAGGAATGCCACCGCCAGGAACTGCTCGACGCCGGTCACCCGGTCCCGCAGGCCTTGGGGGAGATGCTGGGCTACTATTTCCGCTTCTACGAGAGCCAGTTCGGGCGGGCCTGCTCCGCGATGCACGACCCCCTGGCGGCGGCACTCGCGGTGGGCGGCGTCAAAGCCGCCGTCGCCCCGGTGGTGCATGTCGACGTCGACACCACCCACGGTCCCGGACGCGGCCAGACGGTCTGCGACCTGCGCGGACGGTACATGGGCTACCCGGAGCAGCCGGGCGCGCGGTGCCGCGTGGTGCTGGAGCTCGACGGGGACTTCGCCCCGCACCTGGTGGAAACGCTGCGTTCCTCCTCGGAAAGCACGACGGCGGCGCTCACCTCAGCAGCCGCCCTCGCCTGACGAAGCTGCCCCGGCCATCGGCGGCATCAGCGCGCTTCCACACCCGCTGAGGACCACGCGAATCGTGGCCCTCAGCGGCCCCGCGGCTTACTCCGGGGTTACGTAGGCTCCGGCAATGCCGCCATCGACCAGGAAAGTGGAGGCGGTGATGAACGACGCATCATCGCTGGCAAGGAACGCAACCGCAGCGGCCAACTCCTCAGGTTCGGCGAACCTGCCGAGGGGAACATGGACGAGCCGGCGGGCGGCCTTCTCGGGGTCCTTGGCAAAGAGCTCTTTCAACAGGGGCGTGTTGACCGGGCCAGGGCACAGGGCATTCACCCGAATGCCCTGCCGGGCGAACTCGACACCCAGTTCGCGGCTCATCGACAGTACGCCGCCCTTGGAGGCGCTGTATGAGATCTGGGAAGTGGCAGCACCCATCACGGCGACAAAGGATGCTGTGTTGATGATGGATCCTTTGCCCTGCGCCTGCATGTATGACAGGGCGTATTTGCAGCAGTAGAACACGGAAGTGAGATTCACTTCCTGAACCCTTCGCCATGCGTCGATCCCCGTATCGATTATCGAGGCATCATCTGCCGGGGAGATGCCGGCATTGTTGAACGAGATGTCCACACTTCCGTAGGTTTCGTTGGTCACGGCGTAGAGGTTCTTGACCTCTTCTTCGCTGGTGACGTCGACTTTGACGAATAGTCCGTCGACTTCGTCGGCGGCACGCTGTCCGGCAGTCGGATCGAGATCGGCGATAACAACGTGTGCTCCTTCGGAGGCGAACCGACGTGCGGTTGCCAGTCCGATTCCGCTTGCGCCCCCGGTGATGACTGCGCTGCGGCCTTTGAGTCGGTTGGAGATAACTTCAATCATTTTGCTTTTCCTTGTGTTGTGTTCAGTCGGTGGTTGAGATGAAGACGTTCTTGGTTTCGGTGAAGGCGTTCAGGGCGTCGGGCCCCAGCTCACGGCCCAGGCCTGACTGCTTGAATCCGCCAAAGGGTGTGGAGTACCTGACGGATGAGTGGGAGTTGACGGAGAGGTTTCCGGATTCCAGTCCGCGGGCTACGCGCAGGGCCCGTCCTATGTCCCTGGTCCAGATGGAGCCGGACAGGCCGTAGATGGTGTCGTTGGCGAGGCGGAGCGCGTCAGCTTCGTCCTTGAAGGGGACTACTGCCACAACCGGGCCAAAGATCTCCTCGTGCATCACCCGGTCCTCGCGGGACGGAGTCAGGACGGTGGGCGGAAACCAGAATCCCTTGCCTTCGGGCGCTGATCCTTGGAACGCGATGGGCGCTCCATCCGGCACGAAGCTTGCGACCGTGCGGTGTTGTGCGGCGGAAATCAGCGGCCCCATGAACGAGTCCTCATTCCGGGGATCGCCGACCTTCAGCGCCTTGACGGCAGGTTCAAGCAGTTCGAGGAACTTTTCGAAGACGTCGTGCTGAACCAGGATGCGGGACCGGGAGCAGCAGTCCTGGCCGGCGTTGTCGAAGGCCCCACCCGGGGCCGCTGCGGCGGCTGCCTCCAGGTCTGCGTCGGCGAAGATGATGTTGGCGCTTTTGCCGCCCAGTTCCAGGGTCACTGGCTTCACCTGCTCTGCACAGCCGGCCATGATCCGCTTGCCGACGCCTGTTGAACCGGTGAAAACCACCTTCCTCACAGCCGGGTGCGTGACGAAGCGTTCTCCCACGACGGATCCCTTTCCGGGAATGATCTGGAGTACACCGTCAGGCAGCCCGGCTTCCTGCGCAAGCTGCCCGAGGCGCAGGGCCGTCAACGGCGTCAGCTCAGCAGGCTTGAGAACCACCGTGTTGCCTGCTGCAAGCGCCGGAGCGAATCCCCACGCGGCGATGGGCATCGGGAAGTTCCACGGGACGATGACTCCCACAACACCCAGGGGCTCGTTGAAGGTGACATTGACGCCTCCGGCAACGGGGATCTGCTGGCCGGTGTGGCGCTCCGGGGCGCCGGAATAATAGGCGAGGACGTCCCGGACATTTCCTGCCTCCCACCGGGCGTTTCCGATGGTATGGCCGGCGTTAATCACTTCGAGTTGGGCGAGGTTCTCCAGGTCGTCATCCACTGCAGCGGCGAAGCGGCGCAGCAACATCGCCCGGTCGGCGGGTGAGATGTGGCGCCACGTTTCAAAAGCCGCCGCGGCCTTTTCGATTGCCCGGTCCGTTTCCTCCAGTGTGGCGAGCGGGACTGTTTCTATGATCTCTTCCGTTGCCGGGTTCAGGACATCAAACGTGCTGGTGGACATCGACTGCATTCTCCAATCGTTCTTTGCGGTAGTTGCGGGCTGTTTCAACAAATCCCGTGAAAAGCCGCAGGTCGTCCGGGTTCTGTTCGGGGTGGAACTGCACTCCCAGTACCCATCCGCCTGTTGTCGTCTCGAGGGCCTGTACGGTTCCGTCCTGCGCTGCCGCCGTCACCCACAGGCCGTCCGCGATCCTGTCCATGGCCTGGTGGTGGTAGCAGGGGCGCTGGCGTTTGGCCCGAGCAGGCTCTCGCTGATGCTTCCGGGTGTTGTGGTGAATTCGACGTTCCCAAACACACCCGGTGCCGGCTGGTACTGCGCTGCCTGCGGATTGACGTCCGGGATGTGTTGGATCAGCGTTCCTCCCAGTGCCACGTTGAGGATTTGGGCGCCGCGGCAGATGGAAAACAGCGGAAGTCCAGTGGCCAGCGCCGCTCTGGTCAGGGCGATGTCGTGGGCGTCCCGCGCTGGTTGGGCGCGGGTCAGTTCATGGGGCTCGGCGCCATACTGTTCCGGGTCCACGTCCGATCCGCCCGCGATGATGAGCCCGTCCAGGAGCTCGATCACTGTGGGGTCCGTGCCGACGGGTGGCAGGAGGACAGGTGTGCCGCCGGCGGCGACTACTGCCTGTACGTAGGTGCCTGGCAGGATGGCCGCATCGGCCTGCCAGACTCCCCAGGCTGCCTGTTGGTAGTAGGTGGTGAGGCCGATTCGCGGCCGGTAGGAATCAGAGACGTTCAAAGCCACGCTTGTGCTCCCAATCTGTGACGGCACTGTCGAACGCTTTCAGTTCGACGTCGGCGGCGTGCACGTAGTGGTCCACCACTTCGTCTCCGAAGGACTTGCGGGCGATTTCGCTGTTGACGAGCAGGGCGCGCGAGTCACGAAGCGCCGTCGGGATCCGGTCGGCAGTGGACT
This genomic window from Arthrobacter sp. 24S4-2 contains:
- a CDS encoding nucleotidyl transferase AbiEii/AbiGii toxin family protein, which translates into the protein MRFQRKARTFVVAGTSSCRSWQFDQHDVRDSPDDLTALVDAAARHYSLPQAFVEKDFWVIEVLRSAMRARTIADKSGEVLPVVAVFKGGTSLSRGFGIIERFSEDVDLLISFPGDCSVKARDRVLKAICSEVGEHLDLDQDHCVLEGSSTGVKRNMRYHFPAAYGAAEITSGVLLEMGTRGGTFPTEGHSIRSLAAEYALQTLGDDESTYEEFTPVHVQVLAPERTLLEKLALVHDAVTRLPEETAQAALLRGGRHFYDIHCLLNDERVRAALTDAGQEG
- a CDS encoding DUF805 domain-containing protein, which codes for MTLREAASSCITKYATFSGRSSREEYWKFTAAYVIALFGLAILYNITNWSIFGYLAAIVLLGSVIPFLSVGVRRLHDTGRPGTWMLIRLVPFAGDLIIFIYSIEDSQPFTNAYGPSPKPGLYPAMPWAGQMPPSPEGSPLATAPTPVDESDLPFYQARRKAALETSGRQRYESGEPSLDSHRVDDYFAYASGQKLPPNREQKPAFSFSTMSRKSIGIIAGGIAFALLVLGIFLGANSWRPSAQDSVQPAAPALQPVAEPALPPDTPTQQITPSPSPTVQAAVPTAAPPPVLPTKAAAPQPGDLGLASPLRPVDCTGKFIVFYHSSKVPATYAEDVQANLASHPGSKYLLTLGSCSSLNPMSNTGTMIYAVYGGPFDTLAQACVAASQFADEAYVKVLDNTTPPDQSVRPCS
- a CDS encoding recombinase family protein, which encodes MKVGYARISTGDQNAAMQVEALVAAGVDEKRIFVDEMSGGKSARERPQMSKLLDYARDGDEIFVWRIDRLGRSLVDVINTVNEITARGIRLYSIMDGVDPSTAHGRLQLALFASLAEYERELINERVKAGVMAAKARGVQFGKPAPKAETVENKVRLCRQMMSEGMAAKAAAETVSWSRATMYRYLKQFGDDVPVAGPVRTRQGASKYTGRRHEPAPRD
- a CDS encoding IS701 family transposase, whose amino-acid sequence is MGDLIGPRFVRSEPRRNAVGYVRGLLSDEERKNSWTLSERAGHGTPDGMQRLLSTTDWDPDAVRDDLFTYVNRHLGNPDGILIIDETGFLKKGAASAGVARQYSGTAGRVENCQIGVFLTYSAPAGRTLLDRELYLPKAWADDRERCTRAGIPKTREFATKPVLAADMIDRALDAGIPARWATGDAVYGQHSGLRRRLEARGLHYVLAVPMNQNVIAPTAWPGEQWRADKLIASLRANAWRTRTAGAGTKGDRRYSWARTRINGPTETGEHWLLARRSLKDPTDLAYYICHGPNRVSLAELVRIAGARWAIEETFQTSKGETGLDHYQVRQYTGWYRHITLSMFAQAFLTVIRSKKGALPPQTRN
- a CDS encoding nucleoside hydrolase, with translation MTTTSHPFYLDCDTGIDDALALAYLLASPRADVRGIGTVSGNVSAAVGARNTLDLLQLAGHAHVPVALGAHDPQAGAFHGGAPWVHGDNGIGGVELAAAAAELVPGTAAEMLVRLAHEHPGTLRVLAIGPLTNIAEALRLEPELPRLVEEITIMGGAAFAPGNITPVAEANIANDPEAAAEVLAADWNVTLVPLDVTMSNVLEECHRQELLDAGHPVPQALGEMLGYYFRFYESQFGRACSAMHDPLAAALAVGGVKAAVAPVVHVDVDTTHGPGRGQTVCDLRGRYMGYPEQPGARCRVVLELDGDFAPHLVETLRSSSESTTAALTSAAALA
- a CDS encoding 3-oxoacyl-ACP reductase, which encodes MSNRLKGRSAVITGGASGIGLATARRFASEGAHVVIADLDPTAGQRAADEVDGLFVKVDVTSEEEVKNLYAVTNETYGSVDISFNNAGISPADDASIIDTGIDAWRRVQEVNLTSVFYCCKYALSYMQAQGKGSIINTASFVAVMGAATSQISYSASKGGVLSMSRELGVEFARQGIRVNALCPGPVNTPLLKELFAKDPEKAARRLVHVPLGRFAEPEELAAAVAFLASDDASFITASTFLVDGGIAGAYVTPE